In a single window of the Gemmatimonadaceae bacterium genome:
- a CDS encoding VOC family protein translates to MSATSPSAVPRLLQLTPVMIVDEVEPCMRFWADRFGFAVENQVPGPDGKLVFASAKKDGIEVMYQTRASVLAESPTLAGELAGHSVTLFLSTDDLDATERAVAGVPVVKARHETFYGSTELYVREPGGNTVGFAQFK, encoded by the coding sequence ATGAGCGCCACTTCGCCTTCAGCGGTTCCCCGTCTTCTGCAGCTCACGCCGGTGATGATCGTGGACGAAGTCGAACCGTGTATGCGGTTCTGGGCCGACCGGTTCGGGTTCGCGGTCGAGAACCAGGTGCCGGGCCCCGACGGCAAGCTCGTATTCGCCAGCGCCAAGAAGGACGGCATCGAGGTGATGTACCAGACCCGGGCGAGCGTCCTCGCCGAGAGTCCGACACTGGCCGGCGAGTTGGCGGGGCACTCCGTCACGCTCTTTCTCTCCACGGACGACCTCGACGCCACGGAGCGCGCCGTGGCGGGCGTGCCGGTGGTGAAGGCGCGGCACGAGACGTTCTACGGGAGCACGGAGCTCTACGTGCGGGAGCCGGGCGGAAATACGGTGGGGTTCGCGCAGTTCAAATGA